The proteins below are encoded in one region of Deltaproteobacteria bacterium:
- a CDS encoding S46 family peptidase, with protein MKRVAALCVLVLAFAARGDEGMWTFDNFPSKKVKQKYGFAPDAQWLQEAQLASVRLAGGCSGSFVSPEGLVMTNHHCSHSCIEQLSTKEKDFVAQGFYAPALENEVKCPEIELNELIQIGDVTAQVQGATRGLKPGKEFNDKRKAAMAAIEKECAGGNERLRCDVVDLYHGGQYSLYKYKRFQDVRLVFAPEMAIAFFGGDPDNFNFPRYDLDVSFLRAWEDGKPARTGHYFRWSSAGAKEGDLTFVSGHPGGTDRELTMAQLQYQRDVALPERLVDLAQYRGALTMFTQQSAEHRRIAENALFSTENSYKAIKGRFEALVTPTLWNQKVGRERTLRARVDGKSSLRRKYAGAWDDVAKAVAMFQPRRKEYRYIELGAGFNSPLYKIARDLVRGTEELQKPNEQRLREYTDAKLPQLKQKLFSKAPIYEDFEVFKLSYGLVKVREELGADHPFVKKVLGKKSPEEVASELVKTKLYDVKVREQLWQGGRDAVLASNDPMIQFAKLVDGDARAIRKWHDEEVETLETVGAERVAAAKFELEGKSNYPDATFTLRLSYGAVKGYAENGRQVLPFTNVAGAFERATGRDPFRLPESWIRANESKQLNLSTPFNLCTTNDIIGGNSGSPVFDKDRQIVGLIFDGNIQSLGGEYGFDETVNRAISVDSAALVEALDHVYGARRIVGELKSAPGAASGAAAK; from the coding sequence ATGAAGCGCGTCGCCGCACTGTGTGTTCTCGTCCTCGCCTTCGCCGCCCGAGGCGACGAGGGGATGTGGACGTTCGACAACTTCCCCTCGAAAAAGGTGAAGCAGAAGTACGGCTTCGCGCCGGACGCCCAGTGGCTGCAGGAGGCGCAGCTTGCCTCCGTGCGGCTCGCCGGCGGCTGTTCCGGCAGCTTCGTCTCTCCCGAAGGACTGGTGATGACCAATCACCACTGCTCGCACTCCTGCATCGAGCAGCTGTCGACCAAGGAGAAGGACTTCGTGGCGCAGGGGTTCTATGCGCCGGCGCTGGAGAACGAGGTGAAGTGCCCGGAGATCGAGCTCAACGAGCTGATCCAGATCGGGGACGTCACCGCCCAGGTGCAGGGTGCCACCCGGGGGCTCAAGCCGGGCAAGGAGTTCAACGACAAGCGCAAGGCGGCGATGGCCGCGATCGAGAAGGAGTGCGCGGGGGGAAACGAGCGCTTGCGCTGCGACGTGGTCGACCTCTACCACGGCGGCCAGTACAGCCTTTACAAGTACAAGCGGTTCCAGGACGTGCGCCTGGTCTTCGCGCCGGAGATGGCCATCGCCTTCTTCGGCGGCGATCCCGACAACTTCAATTTTCCCCGTTACGACCTCGACGTCTCCTTCCTCCGCGCCTGGGAGGACGGCAAGCCGGCCCGCACCGGGCACTACTTCCGATGGTCGTCCGCGGGCGCCAAGGAAGGCGATCTCACGTTCGTCTCCGGCCATCCGGGCGGCACCGACCGCGAGCTGACGATGGCGCAGCTCCAGTACCAGCGGGACGTCGCGCTGCCGGAGCGGCTGGTCGACCTGGCGCAGTATCGCGGCGCTCTCACCATGTTCACGCAGCAGTCCGCCGAGCATCGCCGCATCGCGGAGAACGCGCTCTTCAGCACCGAGAACAGCTACAAGGCGATCAAGGGCCGCTTCGAGGCGCTGGTCACGCCCACGCTCTGGAACCAGAAGGTGGGCCGTGAACGGACGCTGCGCGCAAGGGTCGACGGGAAGTCCTCGCTGCGGCGGAAGTACGCGGGCGCATGGGACGACGTGGCGAAGGCGGTCGCGATGTTCCAGCCGCGCCGCAAGGAGTACCGGTACATCGAGCTCGGGGCGGGGTTCAATTCGCCACTCTACAAGATTGCCCGCGACCTGGTCCGCGGCACCGAGGAGCTGCAGAAACCCAACGAGCAGCGGCTGCGCGAGTACACGGACGCGAAGCTGCCGCAGCTGAAGCAGAAGCTCTTCTCGAAGGCGCCGATCTACGAGGACTTCGAGGTGTTCAAGCTGTCGTACGGCCTGGTGAAGGTCCGCGAGGAGCTGGGCGCTGACCATCCGTTCGTGAAGAAGGTGCTCGGCAAGAAGAGCCCGGAAGAGGTCGCCAGCGAGCTGGTGAAGACGAAGCTGTACGACGTCAAGGTGCGCGAGCAGCTCTGGCAGGGCGGCCGGGACGCGGTGCTCGCCTCGAATGACCCGATGATCCAGTTCGCGAAGCTCGTCGACGGCGACGCGCGCGCGATCCGCAAGTGGCACGACGAGGAGGTCGAGACGCTGGAGACGGTCGGAGCGGAGCGCGTGGCGGCGGCCAAGTTCGAGCTGGAAGGCAAGAGCAACTACCCGGATGCCACCTTCACGCTCAGGCTCAGCTACGGCGCGGTAAAGGGATACGCGGAGAATGGTCGGCAGGTGCTGCCGTTCACCAACGTCGCCGGCGCGTTCGAGCGCGCGACGGGGCGCGACCCGTTCCGTCTGCCCGAGAGCTGGATCCGCGCGAACGAGAGCAAGCAGCTGAACCTCTCGACGCCATTCAACCTCTGCACCACCAACGACATCATCGGCGGAAACTCGGGGTCGCCGGTGTTCGACAAGGACCGCCAGATCGTCGGCTTGATCTTCGATGGGAACATCCAGTCGCTCGGCGGTGAATACGGCTTCGACGAGACCGTCAACCGCGCGATCTCGGTGGACAGCGCGGCACTGGTCGAGGCGCTCGATCACGTCTATGGGGCGCGCCGGATCGTCGGCGAGCTGAAGAGCGCGCCCGGAGCGGCGAGCGGAGCGGCTGCCAAGTAG
- a CDS encoding response regulator: MLRLGSQPLDTPAELAPVETDGAPSQPPTVLVVDDDRAVREVLSAVLKEEGYPVRQAAGADAALEMLRGDDLPLVLCDMKMPEHDGLWLLDNVLQRHPHAAVVMLTGFGDTESAVECLRRGAADYLLKPPRVTELVRAIERAWSKSKLMSARARYHQGLARRVRERTAELTAALAGVAQAYSSTLAALVHALDAREHETSDHSQRVVRYTLAIAERMGIAHVEDIGRGALLHDIGKIGVPDSILLKPGPLTHAEWAEMRRHPEVGYRILEAIDFLRPAAEIVLAHQERWDGGGYPRKLRGEAIPLGARIFAIADTLDAMTSDRPYRKAATFAQARQEIARCASTQFDPRCVEAFVRIPDEELEALRQQEMAAPRPASAL; this comes from the coding sequence ATGCTGCGGCTGGGGAGCCAGCCGCTCGACACGCCTGCCGAGCTCGCCCCCGTAGAGACCGATGGCGCTCCTTCCCAGCCGCCGACCGTTCTGGTGGTTGACGACGACCGCGCCGTTCGCGAAGTGCTCTCGGCGGTCCTCAAGGAGGAGGGGTACCCGGTCCGCCAGGCGGCGGGCGCGGACGCGGCCCTGGAAATGCTGCGCGGCGACGATCTGCCGCTCGTGCTCTGTGACATGAAGATGCCCGAGCACGACGGTCTCTGGCTGCTCGACAACGTGCTGCAGCGCCATCCCCATGCCGCCGTTGTCATGCTCACGGGCTTCGGCGACACGGAGAGCGCGGTCGAATGCCTGAGGCGCGGCGCCGCCGATTATCTCTTGAAGCCACCCCGCGTCACCGAGCTGGTGCGGGCCATCGAGCGCGCCTGGAGCAAGAGCAAGCTCATGTCCGCGCGGGCGCGCTATCACCAGGGGCTGGCCCGCCGGGTGCGGGAGCGCACCGCGGAGCTGACGGCGGCGCTGGCCGGGGTCGCGCAGGCCTATTCGAGCACGCTGGCTGCGCTCGTGCACGCGCTCGATGCGCGGGAGCACGAGACCAGCGACCATTCGCAACGGGTGGTCCGGTACACGCTCGCCATCGCCGAGCGGATGGGCATCGCGCATGTCGAGGACATCGGCCGCGGCGCGCTCCTGCACGACATCGGAAAGATCGGGGTCCCCGACAGCATCCTCCTCAAGCCCGGACCGCTCACGCACGCGGAGTGGGCCGAGATGCGGCGGCACCCCGAAGTCGGCTACCGCATTCTCGAGGCCATCGACTTCCTCCGGCCCGCGGCGGAGATCGTCCTCGCCCATCAGGAGCGCTGGGACGGCGGCGGGTATCCGCGCAAGCTGCGCGGAGAGGCGATCCCGCTCGGCGCCCGCATCTTCGCCATCGCGGACACCCTGGACGCCATGACCAGCGACCGGCCGTATCGCAAGGCCGCGACCTTCGCGCAGGCGCGCCAGGAGATCGCCCGATGCGCCAGCACGCAGTTCGATCCTCGTTGCGTCGAGGCGTTCGTCCGCATTCCGGACGAAGAGCTGGAAGCTCTCCGGCAGCAGGAAATGGCCGCGCCCCGTCCGGCGAGCGCCCTCTAG
- a CDS encoding sigma-70 family RNA polymerase sigma factor — protein sequence MPRDRSEFDDLAPLIKLIRAHPPFDRETELVVTRKARKGDKRAQEKLVVHNLSLVISVARKFMGRGVRLEDLVQEGNYGLLKAIEHFDPEKGNRFSTYAVWWIRAYITRCLKDGPSAVRRTMPNGGLPPRDISLEETLGTDGDSDATHLDRLADDTPGPDAQLLRAEQNEDVRNALGRVRKRMGELAWDILSDRLTQDDPRTLEDLGKQWGLSRERVRQVEKSTRNFLSRYLSDFDEAA from the coding sequence ATGCCGCGCGACCGCAGTGAATTCGACGATCTGGCGCCGCTGATCAAGCTGATCCGCGCCCACCCGCCGTTCGACCGCGAGACGGAGCTCGTGGTCACGCGGAAGGCGCGGAAGGGCGACAAGCGCGCGCAGGAAAAGCTCGTGGTGCACAACCTGAGCCTCGTCATCTCGGTCGCCCGCAAGTTCATGGGGCGCGGCGTCCGTCTCGAGGACCTGGTCCAGGAGGGCAACTACGGCCTGCTCAAGGCCATCGAGCACTTCGACCCGGAGAAGGGCAACCGGTTCTCGACATACGCGGTGTGGTGGATCCGCGCCTACATCACCCGTTGCCTGAAGGACGGCCCCTCTGCCGTGCGGCGGACGATGCCCAACGGCGGTCTTCCTCCGCGGGACATCTCCCTGGAGGAGACGCTGGGGACGGACGGTGACAGCGACGCAACCCACCTGGACCGCCTCGCAGATGACACGCCGGGGCCGGATGCCCAGCTCCTGCGCGCCGAGCAGAACGAGGACGTGCGCAACGCCCTCGGCCGCGTGCGCAAGCGGATGGGCGAGCTGGCCTGGGACATCCTGAGCGACCGCCTGACGCAGGACGACCCGCGAACGCTGGAGGACCTGGGAAAGCAGTGGGGCCTCTCTCGCGAGCGCGTGCGGCAGGTGGAGAAGAGCACGCGAAACTTCCTCAGCCGCTACCTCTCGGACTTCGACGAGGCGGCGTAA
- the thiC gene encoding phosphomethylpyrimidine synthase ThiC, translated as MRAEWVQRRRGFSNVTQMHFARQGVVTEEMQHVARREKLPAELIRAEVARGRMIIPANLNHPEVEPMCIGIAAACKINANIGNSQIDGDARTELHKLHGCLKYGADTVMDLSTGGDIPHIRNQLLRASSVPLGTVPIYEAVERVKRVESLMPQDLLDIVEEQAQQGVDYMTIHAGILRDFLPLAQHRITGIVSRGGALMAQWMLATGRENPWFTHFDQLCEIFKKYDVSFSLGDSLRPGCLADASDEAQFAELRVLGYLTEKAWEHDVQVMIEGPGHVPMDQIEMNMKIEQQACSEAPFYVLGPLTTDVAPGYDHITSAIGAALAGWHGASMLCYVTPAEHLSLPNADDVRQGIIAYKIAAHAADVARRRPGARDRDDALSRARYAFDWNQQFALSLDPEAAKAKHDETLPHDAFKTAEFCAMCGPKFCSMKVHTHLDEKAQPAVIERAPEQLVQESLAFARRAALPRTGSVAQPPPVGLGKKPAAA; from the coding sequence ATGCGCGCAGAATGGGTCCAGCGGCGTCGCGGCTTTTCCAACGTTACGCAGATGCACTTCGCCCGCCAGGGCGTCGTGACGGAGGAGATGCAGCACGTCGCGCGCCGGGAGAAGCTTCCCGCCGAGCTCATCCGGGCCGAGGTGGCTCGCGGGCGGATGATCATCCCGGCGAACCTGAATCACCCCGAGGTGGAGCCGATGTGCATCGGCATCGCCGCGGCGTGCAAGATCAACGCGAACATCGGCAACAGCCAGATCGACGGCGACGCGCGGACCGAGCTGCACAAGCTGCATGGCTGCCTGAAGTACGGCGCCGATACCGTGATGGATCTCTCCACCGGCGGCGACATCCCCCACATCCGCAACCAGCTGCTCCGCGCCAGCAGCGTTCCGCTCGGCACCGTCCCCATCTACGAGGCCGTCGAGCGCGTGAAGCGCGTCGAGAGCCTCATGCCGCAGGACCTGCTCGACATCGTCGAGGAGCAGGCGCAGCAGGGCGTCGATTACATGACCATCCACGCCGGCATCCTGCGCGACTTCCTGCCGCTGGCGCAGCACCGGATCACCGGCATCGTCAGCCGGGGCGGCGCCCTCATGGCGCAGTGGATGCTCGCCACCGGCCGGGAGAACCCCTGGTTCACGCACTTCGACCAGCTCTGCGAGATCTTCAAGAAGTACGACGTCAGCTTCTCGCTGGGCGACTCGTTGCGCCCCGGCTGCCTCGCCGACGCCTCCGACGAGGCCCAGTTCGCCGAGCTGCGCGTGCTCGGGTACCTGACGGAGAAGGCCTGGGAGCACGACGTCCAGGTGATGATCGAGGGACCCGGACACGTGCCGATGGACCAGATCGAGATGAACATGAAGATCGAGCAGCAGGCGTGCTCCGAGGCGCCGTTCTACGTGCTCGGTCCTCTCACCACCGACGTCGCGCCCGGATACGATCACATCACCAGCGCCATCGGGGCCGCCCTCGCCGGCTGGCACGGCGCCTCCATGCTCTGCTACGTCACGCCGGCCGAGCACCTCAGCCTGCCCAACGCCGACGACGTCCGCCAGGGAATCATCGCCTACAAGATCGCCGCTCACGCCGCCGACGTCGCGCGCCGCCGCCCGGGAGCGCGGGACCGCGACGATGCGCTCTCGCGCGCGCGGTATGCCTTCGACTGGAACCAGCAGTTCGCCCTTTCGCTCGATCCGGAGGCAGCGAAGGCGAAGCACGACGAGACGCTTCCTCACGACGCGTTCAAGACCGCCGAGTTCTGCGCCATGTGCGGGCCGAAGTTCTGCTCGATGAAGGTGCACACGCACCTCGACGAAAAGGCGCAGCCGGCGGTGATCGAGCGTGCCCCCGAGCAACTCGTCCAGGAGTCGCTGGCGTTCGCGCGCCGCGCGGCGCTGCCGCGCACCGGCAGCGTGGCGCAGCCGCCGCCGGTCGGCCTGGGGAAGAAGCCCGCGGCGGCGTGA
- the lpdA gene encoding dihydrolipoyl dehydrogenase — protein MATYDLAIIGSGPGGYVCAIRAGQNGLKTVVVEKDPRVGGTCTLRGCIPTKAVLHSADVYDEAKHGTSVGVNASGVELDMDGVRKFSEDVANKSSKGIEFLFRKNKVERVHGHGRLAGPGKVSVTGADGKEQIIEAKHVLVATGSAPRLIPGLTLGPRVMTSDELLANTVVPKRLIVLGAGAVGVEFASAYRRFGSEVTVVEMLPRLLPIEDDDISTEFEKAFRKRGIKSLTNAKLEKVDVGANGLKATVTTSKGTEILEADLFLCAVGRRPVSENVGLEKFAAIKMERGFVLVDPSTLLTGESWVSAIGDVVAIPGRPHPQLAHLAFVEGEFVADKLAGKKPHPVNYDLVPGATYSEPEVASIGLTERGAKERGYKVKVGTFPFSANGKARILNLAEGMVKVVAEEKYDEVLGVHIVGPRATELISDACSLLRLETTSEEMLHVMRPHPTLSEALTEAALGVRGKPLHI, from the coding sequence GTGGCGACCTACGATCTCGCGATCATCGGCAGCGGGCCCGGCGGCTACGTCTGCGCCATCCGCGCGGGCCAGAACGGCCTCAAGACCGTGGTCGTCGAGAAGGATCCGCGCGTCGGCGGCACTTGCACGTTGCGGGGGTGCATCCCCACCAAGGCGGTGCTCCACAGCGCCGATGTGTATGACGAGGCGAAGCACGGCACGAGCGTCGGCGTCAACGCCAGCGGCGTCGAGCTCGACATGGACGGCGTGAGGAAGTTCAGCGAAGACGTCGCCAACAAGTCCAGCAAGGGAATCGAATTCCTCTTCCGCAAGAACAAGGTCGAGCGCGTGCACGGACACGGGCGGCTGGCGGGCCCCGGCAAGGTGTCCGTCACCGGCGCCGACGGCAAAGAGCAGATCATCGAGGCGAAGCACGTGTTGGTCGCCACGGGGTCGGCGCCCCGGCTGATCCCGGGCCTCACTCTCGGGCCCCGGGTGATGACCAGCGACGAGCTGCTGGCGAATACCGTGGTCCCGAAACGGTTGATCGTGCTTGGCGCCGGCGCCGTCGGCGTCGAGTTCGCCAGCGCGTACCGCCGGTTCGGCAGCGAAGTGACGGTGGTGGAGATGCTGCCGCGCCTGCTTCCCATCGAGGACGACGACATCTCCACCGAGTTCGAGAAGGCGTTCCGCAAGCGTGGGATCAAGTCGCTGACCAACGCGAAGCTGGAGAAGGTGGACGTCGGCGCGAACGGACTGAAAGCGACGGTCACGACATCCAAGGGTACCGAGATCCTCGAGGCGGATCTCTTCCTCTGCGCCGTCGGACGCCGGCCGGTGAGCGAGAACGTCGGGCTGGAGAAGTTCGCGGCCATCAAGATGGAGCGTGGTTTCGTCCTGGTGGACCCGAGCACCCTGCTCACCGGCGAGAGCTGGGTCTCCGCCATCGGCGACGTCGTCGCGATTCCCGGGCGACCCCATCCCCAGCTCGCGCACCTCGCGTTCGTGGAAGGCGAGTTCGTCGCCGACAAGCTCGCGGGAAAGAAGCCGCATCCGGTGAATTACGACCTGGTGCCCGGAGCGACGTACTCGGAGCCCGAGGTGGCGTCGATCGGCCTGACGGAGAGGGGAGCGAAAGAACGCGGCTACAAGGTCAAGGTGGGCACGTTCCCGTTTTCAGCGAACGGGAAGGCGCGCATCCTGAACCTGGCCGAAGGGATGGTGAAGGTGGTCGCCGAGGAGAAATACGACGAGGTCCTCGGCGTCCACATCGTGGGTCCCCGCGCGACCGAGCTGATCTCCGACGCCTGCTCGCTCCTCAGGCTGGAGACCACCAGCGAGGAGATGCTGCACGTGATGCGGCCGCACCCGACCCTCTCCGAGGCCCTCACCGAGGCCGCCCTGGGAGTGCGCGGGAAACCGCTGCACATCTAA
- a CDS encoding ABC transporter ATP-binding protein — MSGFAIETDALTRRFGDQVAVDAIDLRVPRGSFYGFLGENGAGKSTTISMLTGVLLPTSGTLRVLELPPGDALKRRIGVVPDGLLLFDRLTGREHLVVVGRLYGLGRTESARRADELLATMELAGEARKLIADYSFGMRKKLALASALIHGPELLFLDEPFEGVDAVAKASLTALLSDLVRRGRLTVFLTSHVLEVVERLCDNVGVIHRGRLVAQGTLSGVVQAVPGAASLTDAFVRLVGEGRGGTRALSFLP, encoded by the coding sequence GTGAGCGGCTTCGCCATCGAGACGGACGCGCTGACCCGCCGTTTCGGCGATCAGGTGGCGGTCGACGCCATCGACCTGCGCGTGCCGCGGGGAAGCTTCTACGGCTTTCTCGGCGAGAATGGCGCCGGCAAGAGCACCACCATCTCCATGCTGACCGGTGTCCTTCTCCCCACCAGCGGGACGCTCCGCGTGCTCGAGCTTCCCCCCGGCGACGCCCTCAAGCGCCGCATCGGCGTGGTCCCGGACGGGCTGCTCCTCTTCGACCGGCTGACTGGGCGCGAGCACCTGGTCGTGGTCGGGCGCCTGTACGGGCTTGGGCGCACCGAGTCGGCGCGACGGGCCGATGAGCTGCTCGCCACCATGGAGCTGGCCGGCGAGGCGCGGAAGCTGATCGCGGACTACTCGTTCGGGATGCGCAAGAAGCTGGCGTTGGCCTCCGCCCTGATCCACGGCCCGGAATTGCTCTTCCTCGACGAGCCTTTCGAGGGAGTGGATGCGGTGGCGAAGGCTTCGCTCACCGCGCTCCTCTCGGACCTGGTCCGGCGCGGGCGGCTCACCGTGTTCCTCACTTCTCACGTGCTGGAGGTCGTGGAGCGGCTCTGCGACAACGTCGGCGTGATCCACAGGGGCCGCCTGGTCGCGCAGGGGACCCTCTCCGGAGTGGTCCAGGCCGTGCCAGGGGCGGCATCCTTGACCGACGCGTTCGTGCGCCTCGTCGGCGAGGGACGCGGGGGGACCCGCGCGCTCTCGTTCCTGCCGTGA
- a CDS encoding aldehyde dehydrogenase family protein: protein MAEAIAIPHRSAQGTVSPQGTLTVYEPGSGRLLGEVRVATADDVQRTVQQARAAQSEWGRKPFAGRRAVILRFKDLLLQRAEEFCDHLTRENGKTRNESLFMEVLPVADAANWYANHAEKALADEKISLHLFPHKKSYLRLYPRGVIGIISPWNYPFSIPVGDALAALMAGNGVVVKPSEFTPIILEKTRALFEEAGLPRGLFGVVQGRGDVGAELIRSGVQMVVFTGSVATGRKVNVAAAEQMIPCVLELGGKDPAIVFDDADLDAAAKKVAWGAFANSGQTCASVERVYVQENVAKPFTEKVVALAKKLRQGEPNGYDVDVGAMTTQMQVEIVRRHLEEARQRGAKVLAGGGIEVTPEGARFVQPTVLTDTTPDMAIVREETFGPMLPIMTFRTEEDAVRLANDSSYGLSAYVFTKDRARAERLANQLAAGTVMHNDTLYTHAAPETPWGGVKASGLGRVHGKHALRDFSEVRHVNLERLNFPAFWYYPYSKSAWSTGLRVYRTLLGRGITGRLKALFGKH from the coding sequence ATGGCAGAGGCGATCGCGATCCCGCACAGGTCCGCGCAAGGAACCGTCAGTCCGCAGGGCACGCTCACCGTGTACGAACCCGGAAGCGGTCGCCTGCTCGGCGAAGTGCGGGTCGCCACGGCCGATGACGTGCAAAGGACCGTGCAACAGGCGCGGGCCGCGCAGTCCGAGTGGGGACGCAAGCCGTTCGCCGGCCGCCGTGCCGTCATCCTTCGGTTCAAGGATCTGCTGCTCCAGCGCGCCGAGGAATTCTGCGATCACCTGACGCGCGAGAACGGCAAGACGCGGAACGAATCGCTCTTCATGGAGGTGCTGCCTGTCGCCGACGCGGCGAACTGGTACGCGAACCATGCAGAGAAAGCGCTGGCCGACGAGAAGATCTCCCTCCACCTCTTTCCCCACAAGAAGTCGTACCTGCGGTTGTACCCACGAGGGGTGATCGGGATCATCTCACCGTGGAACTATCCTTTCTCGATCCCGGTCGGCGATGCGCTCGCCGCGCTGATGGCGGGCAACGGGGTGGTGGTGAAGCCGAGCGAGTTCACCCCCATCATCCTGGAGAAGACCCGAGCGCTTTTCGAGGAGGCCGGTCTGCCGCGCGGGCTCTTCGGCGTGGTGCAGGGCAGGGGCGACGTCGGGGCTGAGCTGATCCGCTCCGGCGTCCAGATGGTCGTGTTCACCGGGTCGGTCGCCACCGGGCGCAAGGTGAACGTCGCCGCCGCGGAGCAGATGATCCCCTGCGTGCTCGAGCTCGGCGGCAAGGACCCCGCGATCGTTTTCGACGACGCCGACCTCGATGCCGCCGCGAAGAAGGTCGCCTGGGGCGCGTTCGCCAACTCCGGGCAGACCTGCGCGTCCGTCGAGCGCGTCTACGTCCAGGAGAACGTGGCGAAGCCGTTTACCGAGAAGGTGGTGGCGCTGGCGAAAAAGCTGCGCCAGGGCGAGCCCAACGGCTACGACGTCGACGTTGGCGCGATGACAACGCAGATGCAGGTGGAGATCGTGCGGCGGCACCTCGAGGAAGCCCGGCAGCGCGGAGCGAAGGTCCTCGCCGGCGGCGGGATCGAGGTGACGCCAGAAGGCGCGCGTTTCGTGCAGCCCACCGTGCTGACCGACACGACGCCCGACATGGCCATCGTGCGGGAGGAGACGTTCGGGCCGATGCTCCCGATCATGACCTTCCGCACCGAGGAGGACGCGGTCCGGCTGGCCAACGACTCGAGTTACGGGCTCTCGGCGTACGTGTTCACGAAGGATCGGGCCCGGGCGGAGCGCCTCGCCAACCAGCTCGCGGCGGGTACGGTGATGCACAACGACACGCTGTACACGCACGCTGCCCCCGAGACACCCTGGGGCGGAGTGAAGGCGAGCGGCCTCGGGCGGGTCCACGGCAAGCACGCGCTGCGGGACTTCAGCGAGGTCCGCCACGTCAACCTGGAGCGGCTGAATTTCCCTGCGTTCTGGTACTACCCGTACTCGAAGTCCGCCTGGAGCACCGGACTGCGCGTGTACCGGACGCTGCTGGGGCGCGGCATCACGGGGCGCCTGAAGGCTCTGTTCGGAAAACACTGA
- a CDS encoding iron-sulfur cluster assembly accessory protein encodes MRQHAVRSSLRRGVRPHSGRRAGSSPAAGNGRAPSGERPLAMGPMRLSLTDRAAKAVLVRAKDAEVQGWLLRIAVVGGGCNGLTYDLYFVESARPDDAVVDVQGLRIAVDPISVPLLDGTIIDLPRGPGFRFDNPQARSTCSCGASFET; translated from the coding sequence ATGCGCCAGCACGCAGTTCGATCCTCGTTGCGTCGAGGCGTTCGTCCGCATTCCGGACGAAGAGCTGGAAGCTCTCCGGCAGCAGGAAATGGCCGCGCCCCGTCCGGCGAGCGCCCTCTAGCCATGGGCCCGATGCGGCTGTCGCTCACCGACCGCGCCGCAAAGGCGGTGCTGGTTCGCGCGAAGGATGCGGAGGTGCAAGGCTGGCTGCTGCGCATCGCCGTCGTGGGGGGCGGATGCAACGGGCTCACCTACGATCTCTACTTCGTCGAGAGTGCCCGGCCGGACGACGCTGTCGTCGACGTTCAGGGCCTGCGCATCGCGGTGGATCCCATCAGCGTTCCTCTGCTCGATGGAACCATCATCGACTTGCCGCGCGGACCCGGTTTCCGGTTCGACAATCCCCAGGCCCGCAGCACGTGCTCCTGCGGCGCGAGCTTCGAGACCTAG